From one Candidatus Thioglobus sp. NP1 genomic stretch:
- the hemC gene encoding hydroxymethylbilane synthase — protein sequence MDRVLKIATRKSPLALWQAEFVKSRLQLLYPDLDIELVKMTTKGDKILNTPLSKIGGKNLFIKELELGMLDGKADIAVHSMKDVPYELPKEFKLGAILERENPFDAFVSNHFDSISDLPKGARVGSCSLRRIVQLKALRPDLDILDLRGNVNTRLRKLDDGEYDAIILACAGLIRLGFEKRIKQQLSSHQSLPAVGQGALGIEIRAGDELIRKLLEPLIHERTMNEVMAERSMNSTLEGGCSVAIGGYSITKDNALELTGMVGNIDSNTILRVHENGSLKHPKELGEVVAQKLLAKGAGELLKGE from the coding sequence ATAGATAGAGTGCTTAAAATTGCAACACGTAAGAGCCCTTTAGCCCTCTGGCAAGCTGAGTTTGTTAAGTCAAGATTACAACTCCTCTATCCTGATCTTGATATTGAGCTAGTGAAAATGACAACTAAGGGAGATAAGATTTTAAATACTCCTCTTTCAAAAATTGGTGGTAAAAACTTATTTATAAAAGAGTTAGAATTGGGAATGTTAGATGGCAAGGCTGATATTGCCGTTCACTCCATGAAGGATGTGCCCTATGAATTACCTAAAGAATTTAAACTTGGTGCAATACTAGAACGTGAAAACCCTTTTGATGCCTTTGTTTCTAATCACTTTGATAGTATTAGTGATCTTCCTAAGGGGGCGAGAGTTGGTTCCTGCAGCTTAAGACGAATAGTTCAGCTAAAAGCTTTAAGGCCTGATCTTGATATTTTAGACCTTCGTGGAAATGTAAATACTCGTTTGAGAAAGCTTGATGATGGTGAATATGATGCTATTATTTTGGCATGTGCAGGCCTTATAAGACTTGGTTTTGAAAAAAGGATTAAACAACAACTCAGTTCTCATCAATCTTTACCTGCTGTTGGTCAAGGGGCTCTTGGGATTGAGATTAGAGCTGGAGATGAATTAATAAGAAAGCTTCTAGAGCCACTTATTCATGAAAGAACAATGAATGAGGTTATGGCAGAAAGATCTATGAACTCGACTCTTGAAGGTGGATGTTCAGTGGCAATTGGCGGTTATTCAATAACTAAAGATAATGCTTTAGAGTTAACTGGTATGGTTGGTAATATTGATTCAAATACGATTTTGAGGGTTCATGAGAATGGATCTTTAAAACATCCTAAGGAGTTAGGTGAAGTTGTTGCTCAAAAACTTTTGGCAAAGGGTGCTGGTGAGTTATTAAAAGGAGAATAA
- the ltaE gene encoding low-specificity L-threonine aldolase — protein MNQYKNTNTHYESLKSDDSIDFRSDTLTIPSAAMLESVQGAKLGDDVYGEDLEVIELQEFAAELLGKEASLFFPSGTQSNLTAMLSHCQRGDEVLIGQNYHTNVYEARGASVLGGVGICPIDTSESGSMNLEDMLNQIKDDDPHFAVTKLLCLENTISGKVQPQDELSNLVDAAHKRGLSTHLDGARLFNAHIHSGLSMKELTSGFDSVSICLSKGLGAPVGSLLVGSKDFIGRALRLRKMLGGGLRQVGVVASCGMFALKNNIKRLQEDHNNAKLLAEGLSSISQLKVEYGESQTNMVFVNCPKTHREPLTSFLLENKIVISSLDRGRFVCHLGINNKDIGFVVEVFRDYFNQ, from the coding sequence ATGAATCAATATAAAAATACTAATACCCACTATGAGTCATTAAAATCTGATGATTCCATTGACTTTAGAAGTGATACTCTTACGATTCCATCTGCTGCAATGCTTGAGTCAGTTCAAGGCGCTAAACTGGGAGATGATGTTTATGGTGAAGACTTAGAAGTTATAGAGTTACAAGAATTTGCTGCAGAACTTTTAGGTAAAGAGGCGAGTCTATTTTTTCCAAGTGGGACCCAAAGTAATCTAACAGCTATGCTATCTCATTGTCAAAGAGGTGATGAGGTTCTGATTGGTCAAAATTATCATACCAACGTTTATGAGGCAAGAGGTGCATCTGTTTTGGGTGGTGTGGGTATATGTCCCATTGATACCTCTGAATCAGGCAGTATGAATCTAGAAGATATGCTTAATCAAATTAAAGATGATGACCCTCATTTTGCAGTCACAAAGTTACTTTGCTTGGAGAATACTATTTCTGGAAAAGTGCAGCCACAAGATGAACTTAGTAATTTAGTTGATGCAGCTCATAAAAGAGGCCTAAGTACTCACCTTGATGGCGCACGTTTATTTAATGCTCATATTCATTCAGGTTTATCAATGAAAGAATTAACTAGTGGTTTTGATAGTGTCTCAATATGCCTTTCTAAGGGCTTAGGAGCCCCAGTTGGTTCGTTATTGGTGGGCAGTAAAGACTTTATTGGAAGGGCTTTAAGGTTGCGTAAGATGCTAGGTGGAGGTTTAAGACAGGTTGGTGTTGTTGCATCATGTGGAATGTTTGCCCTTAAGAATAATATAAAAAGACTCCAAGAAGATCATAATAATGCAAAGCTTTTAGCAGAGGGCTTATCTTCAATATCGCAGTTAAAGGTTGAGTATGGCGAAAGTCAAACTAATATGGTTTTTGTTAATTGTCCAAAAACTCATCGAGAGCCATTAACAAGCTTCCTTCTTGAAAATAAGATTGTCATTTCAAGCCTCGATAGAGGGCGTTTTGTTTGTCATTTAGGGATAAATAACAAAGATATTGGTTTTGTTGTTGAGGTATTCAGAGACTACTTTAATCAATAA
- a CDS encoding 4a-hydroxytetrahydrobiopterin dehydratase: MVLTDIEINEKLKQLNAWSFLDGRLSKEFKFKNFKQAFGFMTQVAIAAEVMDHHPEWSNVYNKVEINLVTHSEDGITMLDIDLANQIEIINNTIKV, from the coding sequence TTGGTTTTAACTGACATAGAGATTAATGAAAAACTTAAGCAGCTCAATGCCTGGAGCTTTTTGGATGGCAGGTTATCAAAAGAGTTTAAGTTTAAGAATTTTAAACAGGCATTTGGCTTTATGACACAGGTTGCCATCGCAGCAGAGGTGATGGATCATCACCCTGAATGGTCGAACGTCTATAACAAAGTTGAGATAAACTTAGTTACCCATAGTGAGGATGGAATTACAATGCTTGATATTGATTTGGCAAATCAAATTGAAATTATTAATAACACAATAAAAGTTTAA
- the hemJ gene encoding protoporphyrinogen oxidase HemJ, with the protein MLWIKAIHLISVITWFAALFYLPRLFVYHAMAEDEISIERFKIMERKLYRGIMMPSFIITTLMGLWLLQSYAWEVYSSQYWLQLKLLLVVFLIIYHFYCGHLVSVFAIDKNTRSHTFYRWFNEIPVLILIGIIILVVVKPF; encoded by the coding sequence ATGCTTTGGATTAAAGCGATACATCTTATAAGTGTTATTACTTGGTTTGCTGCACTATTTTATTTGCCGCGGCTATTTGTCTATCACGCTATGGCTGAAGATGAAATTAGTATTGAGCGCTTTAAGATAATGGAGCGAAAACTCTATAGGGGTATTATGATGCCAAGCTTTATAATCACAACCCTAATGGGTCTGTGGTTGCTTCAAAGTTACGCTTGGGAGGTTTATAGCAGTCAGTATTGGCTTCAACTAAAACTTTTATTGGTAGTATTTTTAATTATTTATCATTTTTACTGTGGCCATTTAGTGAGTGTTTTTGCTATAGATAAAAATACTCGTTCACATACATTTTATCGATGGTTTAATGAGATCCCAGTTTTAATTCTCATTGGTATTATTATTTTAGTTGTAGTTAAACCTTTTTAA
- a CDS encoding amino acid ABC transporter ATP-binding protein, translated as MENNANTKDSPIISLKGVSKWYEDFQALKNIDLEIKLKEKIVICGPSGSGKSTLIRCLNRLEAHQEGLIKVSGIELHERMHDVDVVRQDIGMVFQNFNLFPHLTVLENCMAGPNWVRGIDKDEARDRAIKMLEQVKIPEQADKYPDQLSGGQQQRVAIARSLCMQPKVMLFDEPTSALDPEMVSEVLDTMIELAKSGMTMICVTHEMGFAKQVADRIVFMADGEIVEQNTPEEFFNNPQNERTKLFLDQILE; from the coding sequence ATGGAAAATAATGCTAATACCAAAGATAGTCCAATAATTTCTCTGAAAGGGGTTAGTAAATGGTATGAGGATTTTCAAGCTTTAAAAAATATTGATTTAGAAATAAAGCTTAAAGAAAAAATTGTTATCTGTGGCCCATCAGGTTCAGGAAAATCTACCTTAATTAGATGTCTTAATCGACTTGAGGCTCACCAAGAAGGATTAATTAAGGTAAGTGGGATCGAACTTCATGAAAGAATGCATGATGTTGATGTCGTTCGACAAGATATAGGTATGGTATTTCAAAACTTTAATTTATTTCCTCACCTAACCGTCCTTGAAAACTGTATGGCAGGACCAAACTGGGTTCGTGGAATCGATAAAGATGAGGCTCGCGATAGAGCTATCAAGATGCTAGAGCAAGTGAAAATCCCTGAGCAGGCAGATAAGTACCCAGATCAACTTTCAGGCGGGCAACAGCAACGAGTTGCGATTGCTAGAAGCTTATGTATGCAGCCAAAGGTTATGTTATTTGATGAACCAACTTCTGCACTTGACCCTGAAATGGTTTCAGAGGTTCTTGATACTATGATTGAGTTGGCTAAGAGTGGAATGACAATGATTTGTGTCACTCATGAAATGGGTTTTGCAAAACAGGTTGCAGATAGGATTGTTTTTATGGCTGATGGGGAAATAGTTGAGCAAAACACTCCTGAGGAGTTTTTTAATAACCCTCAAAACGAACGTACCAAATTATTTCTAGATCAGATTCTTGAATAA
- the argH gene encoding argininosuccinate lyase: protein MKSEKNHLWGGRFNEPTDEFVKIFGASIAFDKILALYDIQGSIAHATMLSEIDVLSSSELNEILKGLTKIKDEIVNDQFNWSIDLEDVHMNIESRLIEICGESGKKIHTGRSRNDQVATDIRLYLRDQVLLINNELERLLTALLDLADQEKETIMPGFTHLQAAQPISFGHHLLAYFEMFKRDRERLYDGFKRINTMPLGSAALAGTSYPINRDRTAELLGFERISLNSIDAVSDRDFAIEFVSSASLIMMHLSRFSEEIILWSSSQFDFISLPDSFSTGSSIMPQKKNPDVPELVRGKTGRVTGNLISLLTLMKSQPLAYNKDNQEDKEPLFDSVDTIFNCLHVFADMVPMIKSNKDNMYQSALKGFTTATDLADYLVKKGLAFRDAHDIVGKAVSYGIKENKDLNEFSLDELKSFNKLIEKDVFDVISLEGSINARDHLGGTSIKQVSKAIKAGRKLIK from the coding sequence ATGAAGTCAGAGAAAAATCATTTATGGGGTGGGCGCTTTAATGAGCCAACTGATGAGTTTGTCAAAATTTTTGGTGCGTCTATTGCATTTGATAAAATTTTAGCTCTCTATGATATTCAAGGCTCTATCGCCCATGCAACAATGCTTAGTGAGATAGATGTATTAAGTAGTTCTGAATTGAATGAGATACTTAAAGGCCTCACTAAAATCAAAGATGAAATAGTCAATGATCAGTTTAATTGGTCAATAGATTTAGAAGATGTGCATATGAATATTGAATCTCGATTGATTGAGATTTGTGGTGAATCGGGTAAAAAAATTCATACAGGTCGATCAAGAAATGATCAGGTTGCGACTGACATTAGGCTTTATCTTAGGGATCAAGTCCTTCTCATTAATAATGAATTAGAAAGACTACTAACGGCCTTACTCGATCTTGCAGATCAGGAAAAAGAAACGATTATGCCTGGATTTACTCATCTTCAAGCTGCCCAGCCTATTAGCTTTGGGCATCACCTTTTAGCTTACTTTGAAATGTTTAAACGTGACCGTGAGCGTCTTTATGACGGTTTTAAGCGAATTAATACTATGCCCCTTGGAAGTGCTGCCCTTGCTGGTACTAGCTATCCAATAAATCGGGATCGTACTGCTGAACTTCTAGGCTTTGAGCGTATTAGTCTCAATTCAATTGATGCTGTTAGTGATAGAGACTTTGCAATTGAATTTGTTTCATCTGCGAGTCTTATAATGATGCATCTTTCAAGGTTCTCAGAAGAAATTATTCTTTGGTCAAGTTCTCAATTTGATTTTATATCTCTTCCTGATAGCTTTTCTACCGGCTCATCCATAATGCCCCAAAAGAAAAATCCTGATGTTCCAGAACTGGTTCGTGGAAAAACTGGGCGAGTTACTGGTAATTTAATATCACTCTTGACATTAATGAAAAGCCAACCACTTGCCTACAACAAGGATAATCAAGAAGATAAAGAGCCCCTATTCGATTCTGTTGATACTATTTTTAACTGTCTTCATGTTTTTGCTGATATGGTCCCAATGATTAAATCTAATAAAGATAATATGTATCAATCGGCGCTCAAAGGATTTACTACAGCAACTGATTTAGCTGACTATCTTGTAAAAAAAGGCTTAGCCTTTAGAGATGCTCATGATATTGTTGGAAAGGCTGTATCGTATGGAATTAAGGAAAATAAAGATTTAAATGAATTTAGCCTAGATGAGCTTAAAAGCTTTAATAAATTAATTGAGAAAGATGTTTTTGATGTTATCTCCTTAGAAGGCTCAATTAATGCTCGAGATCACCTCGGTGGAACCTCAATAAAACAGGTCTCCAAGGCCATTAAAGCTGGGCGTAAATTAATAAAATAA
- a CDS encoding amino acid ABC transporter permease, which translates to MFVDTVIEDKALHKPVFLFYLSITVLAIFFAFNFTNTIFGEFLSPVIGVPEESGLFGRFVVSFVLSTIFVLNLLLISFTRLKIQILIVWLELFLLFLAFAYSFDLKLSFIQSRIGLMISKGLFTTIYISAVSIVIATAIAIVGAIAKLSNNGFAYAIATFYTSLFRGLPLLLQVYLIYKGLPQLGFMVDAIPSGITALSLCYGAYMTEIFRAGIQSIPKGQWEASRALGFKFGLILRKIILPQAIPIIVPPTGNQFIAMLKDSSLVSVLGIWELMYLAKTLGQRDFRHMEMLLTAAMIYWGLTIILEMIQARIEKKYQQKT; encoded by the coding sequence ATGTTCGTCGATACCGTTATTGAAGATAAGGCACTGCATAAGCCAGTTTTCCTTTTCTATTTATCAATAACGGTATTGGCGATTTTTTTCGCCTTCAATTTTACCAACACAATTTTTGGTGAATTTCTTAGCCCAGTAATTGGAGTTCCTGAAGAAAGTGGTTTATTTGGCCGCTTTGTTGTTTCTTTTGTTCTTTCAACAATATTTGTTCTAAATTTACTATTAATTAGTTTTACTAGGCTAAAAATTCAAATACTCATTGTTTGGCTTGAATTATTCCTGCTTTTTCTTGCCTTTGCCTATTCCTTTGATCTTAAATTATCATTTATACAAAGCAGAATTGGTCTGATGATTTCAAAAGGTCTTTTTACAACTATATATATATCAGCAGTTTCGATTGTCATTGCTACAGCAATAGCAATAGTAGGGGCTATAGCAAAACTATCAAATAATGGATTTGCATATGCAATTGCAACCTTCTATACGTCATTATTTAGAGGTCTACCTCTTTTATTACAGGTTTATCTAATATATAAAGGGCTTCCACAACTAGGATTTATGGTTGATGCAATACCTTCAGGTATTACTGCATTATCACTTTGTTATGGTGCTTATATGACAGAGATTTTCCGAGCAGGCATCCAAAGCATACCAAAGGGGCAATGGGAGGCCTCAAGGGCCCTAGGCTTTAAATTTGGTCTCATCCTTCGAAAGATTATTTTGCCACAGGCCATACCAATAATTGTTCCACCAACTGGAAATCAATTTATTGCAATGTTAAAGGATAGCTCACTAGTTTCTGTACTTGGAATTTGGGAGTTAATGTACCTTGCTAAGACGCTTGGTCAAAGAGACTTTAGACACATGGAAATGTTACTTACTGCTGCAATGATATATTGGGGTCTCACAATAATTCTTGAAATGATTCAAGCTCGAATTGAAAAAAAATATCAACAAAAAACCTAA
- the ftsY gene encoding signal recognition particle-docking protein FtsY, producing MLNFFKKNKTEDTKSEKTKTSLKDRLFKSKKRLGDGLSSLLIGKKKIDDELLEDLEMLLISSDIGIHTTDKIIETVRKKASRKELKDSDSIYELIKIELESILVEDNLLKITGDKTFVILVVGINGAGKTTTIGKLAKLFQSEGKSVMLAAGDTFRAAAVEQLQVWGERNKIPVIAQKTGADAASVVYDAYQSAMAKNIDILIADTAGRLHTQDNLMQELEKIKRVLKKHNENAPHETLLVIDGGSGQNAIQQATEFHKSIELSGLAITKLDGTAKGGVLFAISDTLNLPIRFIGVGEGIEDLKPFNSKDFIDALFEQ from the coding sequence ATGCTTAATTTTTTTAAAAAAAATAAAACCGAAGATACTAAAAGTGAAAAAACTAAAACTTCACTAAAAGATAGGCTCTTTAAATCTAAAAAACGCCTTGGTGATGGCCTTTCTTCACTATTAATAGGTAAAAAGAAGATAGATGATGAACTTTTAGAAGACCTAGAAATGCTTCTCATTAGTTCAGATATTGGCATTCATACTACTGATAAAATTATTGAAACAGTAAGAAAAAAAGCTTCTCGTAAAGAGCTCAAGGACAGTGATAGTATTTATGAGTTAATCAAAATTGAACTGGAATCAATCTTAGTTGAAGATAACTTACTCAAAATCACTGGTGATAAAACCTTTGTTATTCTTGTTGTAGGAATTAATGGTGCTGGAAAAACTACAACAATTGGTAAGCTTGCTAAATTATTTCAAAGTGAAGGCAAGTCTGTCATGCTTGCTGCAGGAGATACTTTTCGTGCAGCTGCAGTGGAGCAACTTCAAGTTTGGGGTGAAAGAAATAAGATTCCGGTAATTGCACAAAAAACAGGTGCTGATGCTGCTTCTGTTGTTTATGATGCCTATCAATCAGCTATGGCTAAAAATATTGATATTTTGATTGCCGATACAGCAGGAAGACTTCATACTCAAGATAACTTAATGCAGGAGCTCGAGAAGATCAAGCGAGTCCTTAAAAAACATAATGAAAATGCACCGCATGAGACTTTACTGGTTATAGACGGTGGCTCTGGTCAAAATGCAATACAACAAGCCACTGAATTTCATAAGTCTATAGAGCTCTCAGGTCTTGCAATTACTAAGCTTGATGGAACTGCAAAGGGAGGCGTTCTATTTGCAATATCAGATACGCTTAATTTACCCATTCGATTTATTGGTGTTGGCGAAGGAATCGAAGATCTCAAACCATTTAATTCAAAAGATTTTATTGATGCTCTATTCGAGCAATAA
- a CDS encoding transporter substrate-binding domain-containing protein: MSIKLGFKKSSIAFTVAFLSLAMTAQAGVVYDYIKSNNELMIATDANWAPYSYINDAGEMEGFDVDVAREIAKRMGVEARFITPSWDIITSGNWNMRWDVSVGSMTPTESRSEVLNFPAVYYYTPAGFAVHTDSPITTLAGLNGKNVCTTTASTWEMYLQGNLDMIDAPAFSYKVTPGTITSLVDGSACLDDTRLGAGVRNDGIIDSIPMLQNAIEAGYPIKFLGDPAFHEPLSIATDKGNNDPELDAEIARIIAQMQKDYTLTSMSMKWFKNADGSSNDYTIAY; this comes from the coding sequence ATGAGTATTAAATTAGGCTTTAAAAAGTCGTCAATTGCATTTACAGTTGCATTTTTATCATTAGCTATGACTGCACAAGCGGGTGTAGTTTATGATTACATTAAATCAAATAATGAATTAATGATTGCAACGGATGCAAACTGGGCACCATATTCTTATATAAATGATGCTGGTGAAATGGAAGGTTTTGATGTAGATGTAGCTAGAGAAATTGCTAAGAGAATGGGTGTTGAAGCTCGCTTCATTACGCCTTCATGGGATATCATAACATCAGGTAACTGGAATATGCGATGGGATGTATCGGTTGGATCAATGACTCCAACAGAATCTCGTTCTGAAGTATTAAATTTCCCTGCAGTATACTATTACACCCCTGCTGGATTTGCAGTTCACACTGACTCACCAATAACTACATTAGCTGGTCTAAATGGCAAGAATGTTTGTACTACTACAGCCTCTACATGGGAAATGTATCTTCAAGGTAACCTTGATATGATAGATGCTCCAGCGTTTTCATATAAAGTAACGCCAGGAACTATTACTTCTCTGGTTGACGGTTCAGCATGTCTTGATGACACTCGCCTAGGTGCAGGTGTTCGTAATGACGGTATTATTGACTCTATTCCAATGCTTCAAAATGCAATTGAAGCTGGCTACCCAATTAAATTCTTGGGTGATCCAGCTTTCCATGAGCCTCTTTCAATAGCTACTGACAAAGGTAATAATGATCCTGAGCTAGATGCTGAGATTGCTAGAATTATTGCTCAGATGCAAAAAGACTACACATTGACTTCAATGTCTATGAAGTGGTTTAAAAATGCAGATGGCAGCTCCAACGATTATACGATTGCATACTAA
- the prmC gene encoding peptide chain release factor N(5)-glutamine methyltransferase, with translation MSVRKSIKDYLKEDIEDISKLLSLALKKSKEQLFSNPNYELNNIELNALDNLIEQRNDGKPFAYLKGSQGFYDLDFIVSSATLIPRPETELLIDITLDTFDINSKINALDLGTGSGVIAITLSEKYLNWSISATDQSMAALKIAQLNTDKNINFYHGNWFDPLPKEKFDLIVSNPPYINDHDPHLKSLGYEPIEALISGSDGLDDIRKIILQAPQFLNQAGYLLLEHGYNQKNHIIDLLKESFENIKAFKDINKIDRAILAQLR, from the coding sequence ATGTCTGTAAGAAAATCCATCAAAGATTATCTAAAAGAGGATATTGAAGATATATCAAAGCTCTTAAGCTTGGCGCTTAAAAAATCTAAAGAACAATTATTTTCAAATCCTAATTATGAGCTTAATAATATTGAGCTCAATGCACTTGATAATCTCATTGAACAACGCAATGATGGGAAGCCCTTTGCATATTTAAAAGGCTCTCAAGGGTTTTATGACCTTGACTTTATTGTCTCATCTGCTACTTTAATTCCTAGACCTGAAACAGAATTATTAATTGATATTACACTAGATACATTCGATATAAATTCAAAAATAAATGCATTAGATCTTGGGACTGGTAGCGGAGTAATAGCTATTACACTTTCTGAAAAATACCTAAACTGGTCAATATCTGCAACGGATCAATCTATGGCAGCACTAAAAATTGCTCAGCTCAATACCGATAAGAATATAAATTTTTACCATGGTAATTGGTTTGACCCACTTCCTAAAGAAAAATTTGATTTAATCGTTAGTAACCCTCCATATATAAATGATCATGATCCACATCTTAAAAGTCTCGGCTATGAACCAATTGAGGCCTTAATTTCAGGAAGTGATGGACTAGATGATATTAGGAAAATTATTTTACAAGCACCACAATTTCTGAATCAAGCTGGCTACCTTTTATTAGAACATGGCTATAATCAGAAAAATCATATTATTGATTTACTTAAAGAATCTTTTGAAAATATTAAGGCCTTTAAAGATATTAATAAAATTGACAGGGCGATTCTAGCGCAATTAAGGTAA
- a CDS encoding tRNA (cytidine(34)-2'-O)-methyltransferase codes for MLNLVLFQPEIPSNTGSLIRLSANMGANLHLIKPYGFEINDKRLRRAGLDYNELAQVYEYENFDDYLDKANPSKLYFVSTKVSKSYADIKYISHDSFLFGSETKGLPKEIMDEYEGITVPMQNGSRSLNLSNCVSIVAYEAWRQLGFIN; via the coding sequence ATGTTAAATTTAGTGTTGTTCCAACCTGAGATTCCAAGTAACACAGGAAGTCTTATTCGTTTATCAGCAAATATGGGGGCAAATCTTCACCTCATAAAGCCCTATGGATTTGAAATTAATGATAAGCGTCTTAGGCGAGCTGGACTCGATTACAATGAGCTCGCACAGGTCTATGAATATGAAAATTTTGACGATTATTTAGATAAAGCTAACCCTTCTAAGCTTTATTTTGTAAGCACAAAAGTCTCTAAGAGCTATGCAGATATTAAATATATTAGCCACGACTCATTTTTATTTGGCTCTGAAACTAAAGGTCTTCCAAAGGAGATAATGGATGAATATGAGGGTATTACCGTTCCAATGCAAAACGGCTCAAGAAGCTTAAACCTATCAAATTGTGTGTCAATTGTCGCTTATGAGGCATGGCGTCAACTTGGTTTTATTAATTAA
- the fmt gene encoding methionyl-tRNA formyltransferase — protein sequence MRIIFAGTPEFAVKSLSTLHQSEHDIVAVCCQPDRPKGRGKVMTACPVKIYAQQNNLRVIQPENFSSDANQKEIVLFDSDIMVVAAYGQILSKEALKIPKLGCLNIHASLLPRWRGAAPIERAILAGDKETGISIMQMNVGLDTGDVLLEEKYSISEFETSQTLTVNLANLGASSIMHALKNFSDLQAQPQNNNNATYAKKILKNEAQIDWNQSAETICNMIRAFNPKPIAQTIATSAQFENKVLRIIEAEVVNYKNNKSPGQIVELNKEICYVATGKGVLNLKKVQLSGKKEISAKDFNNAYQLTKLQ from the coding sequence ATGCGCATTATATTTGCAGGTACACCTGAGTTTGCTGTCAAATCTTTATCTACTCTTCATCAATCAGAACATGATATAGTTGCAGTTTGCTGCCAACCTGACCGTCCAAAAGGAAGAGGCAAGGTAATGACTGCATGCCCAGTCAAAATTTATGCACAACAAAATAATTTACGAGTCATTCAGCCTGAAAATTTTAGCTCAGATGCAAACCAAAAAGAAATAGTTTTATTTGACTCAGACATTATGGTTGTAGCCGCTTATGGGCAAATACTATCTAAGGAGGCATTAAAAATTCCTAAATTGGGATGTCTTAATATTCATGCCTCACTTCTACCCCGCTGGAGAGGTGCTGCTCCAATTGAAAGGGCTATTCTTGCTGGTGATAAAGAAACTGGCATTTCAATCATGCAAATGAATGTAGGCCTGGATACTGGTGATGTGCTACTTGAAGAAAAATATTCAATTTCTGAATTTGAAACCTCTCAAACACTTACTGTCAATCTGGCGAATCTAGGGGCTAGTTCTATTATGCATGCTTTGAAGAATTTTTCTGATTTGCAAGCTCAACCTCAAAATAATAACAATGCAACTTACGCCAAAAAGATTTTAAAAAATGAAGCTCAAATCGATTGGAATCAAAGTGCAGAAACTATCTGTAACATGATTAGAGCCTTCAATCCAAAACCAATTGCTCAGACTATTGCAACATCAGCACAATTTGAAAATAAAGTTCTAAGAATTATAGAGGCTGAAGTTGTTAACTACAAAAACAACAAATCCCCAGGACAGATTGTTGAGCTTAATAAAGAGATCTGTTATGTTGCCACTGGAAAAGGTGTTTTAAATCTAAAAAAAGTTCAACTTTCTGGGAAAAAAGAAATCTCTGCTAAAGATTTTAATAACGCTTATCAATTAACTAAGCTTCAATAA